A window of Gadus chalcogrammus isolate NIFS_2021 chromosome 16, NIFS_Gcha_1.0, whole genome shotgun sequence contains these coding sequences:
- the hdac12 gene encoding uncharacterized protein SYNPCC7002_A1628: MKISYMRRVLPSFSKKPTFASTCRAFHAEKVSADSRGLPVVHHSRYVCDLPPGHRFPMGKFPRVLHCLLKDQIVSEQQVWTPELVSEEVLNCVHTTEYVKNFVSGKVEEKAQRRTGFPWSKGLVRRCRYETGGTLLAAEVALERGLACSTAGGTHHAFPDHGSGFCLINDLAVTARYLRNSSSCPSSSSTAGRKVLIVDLDVHQGDGTAYIFKDEPGVFTFSIHGEKNFPLHKQRSDLDVSLPDGTEDRQYLSTVEAHLPGLLDSFRPDLVLYDAGVDPHTEDDLGRLRLTDTGLYQRDLYVLKTVVARGIPIATVIGGGYASDVDKLAVRHSIVHRAATQVWKECGM; this comes from the exons ATGAAGATCTCTTACATGAGGCGGGTCTTACCCAGTTTCTCAAAGAAACCCACGTTTGCATCCACATGCAGAGCCTTCCACGCAGAGAAA GTGAGTGCTGATTCCAGGGGACTTCCAGTGGTCCACCACAGCAGGTATGTGTGTGACCTCCCACCTGGCCACAGGTTCCCGATGGGAAAGTTTCCCCGGGTCCTGCACTGCCTCCTCAAAGACCAAATCGTCTCAGAACAGCAG GTTTGGACACCTGAGCTAGTATCTGAGGAAGTACTGAACTGTGTACATACTACGGAATACGTGAAGAACTTTGTAAGCGGTAAGGTAGAAGAGAAAGCCCAGAGACGAACCGGGTTTCCCTGGAGCAAAGGCCTAGTGAGACGCTGTCGCTATGAGACCG GCGGTACGTTGCTGGCGGCGGAGGTGGCTCTGGAGCGCGGCTTGGCCTGCAGCACGGCTGGGGGGACGCATCACGCTTTCCCGGACCATGGCTCAGGGTTCTGTCTGATCAACGACCTAGCGGTCACCGCACGGTACCTGAGGAACTCCTCTtcatgcccctcctcctcctctaccgcCGGTAGGAAGGTGCTCATCGTGGACCTGGACGTCCATCAG GGCGATGGCACTGCGTATATTTTTAAAGACGAGCCAGGGGTTTTCACGTTTTCAATTCACGGCGAGAAAAACTTTCCCCTGCATAAACAACGGAGCGACCTGGATGTCAGTCTGCCAGACGGAACGGAGGACAGGCAGTATCTCTCCACAG TTGAGGCACACCTACCTGGGCTGTTGGACTCGTTTCGCCCCGACCTGGTGCTGTACGACGCCGGCGTCGACCCCCACACTGAGGACGACCTGGGAAGACTCAGACTCACCGACACAG GGTTGTATCAGCGCGATCTTTATGTTCTGAAGACTGTGGTGGCAAGAGGCATTCCCATAGCAACCGTCATAGGTGGTGGCTATGCCAGCGATGTCGACAAGTTAGCCGTCAGACACTCCATCGTGCACAGAGCAGCGACACAG GTTTGGAAAGAATGTGGAATGTAG